One part of the Panthera leo isolate Ple1 chromosome D4, P.leo_Ple1_pat1.1, whole genome shotgun sequence genome encodes these proteins:
- the CFAP157 gene encoding cilia- and flagella-associated protein 157 isoform X1, translating to MGPTSLATTWLLKGALGQWLPPAMASKKKATKGTKEPEVKKKKGGKKDASMASKTAETPLGEEMREFYHIQIRDLEDRLARYQRKWDEQAVQEKLFRQEFEQLANNKKEIVAFLKRTLNQKVDEITELNEQLQSLQLAKEVEKDAFEAQLAQVRHEFQETKDQLTTENIILGGKLAALEEFRLQKEELTEKFTTLEDQLRKQESDYKDYVYNLEKKSVLDKDRLRKEIIQRVNLVATEYRKVATNQMWDTTKRAIVENNTVTLQLSKISRQGAQLLQENEQLKGTQEELCKQLDLLENAQKVMARHSRGHRKIILMLTEKCREQQRGTVEAEQLRLQLSQLERGLGQLQQDTQTLRSQRDQLNLQLERQQAEAQQLQRELTEEQKLRANLETALAQATFILQDVLQMQPDEEDSDSDVVFQLQLKEMLHQVLAVLSSAVVLSPRLAVHLNQESQTHSPPKGSLAPSHPRWGLCVSRHPASHPTSQGTWAWCLDGPTSHLTPRTSGCSRTPPVWEPSGCTAALRFTPLVLRKGSKSLVFLKFLYFPSKTQREDQSPSQKWTIVAIVPSL from the exons ATGGGACCAACTTCCTTAGCAACCACCTGGCTTCTTAAAGGGGCCCTGGGGCAGTGGTTGCCACCAGCCATGGCTTCCAAAAAGAAGGCAACTAAGGGGACCAAGGAGCCCGAGGTCAAGAAGAAGAAAGGTGGCAAGAAGGATGCCAGCATGGCCAGCAAGACTGCAGAAACGCCTTTAGGCGAGGAGATGCGAGAATTCTACCACATCCAGATCCGAGACCTGGAGGACAGGCTGGCCCG GTACCAGCGGAAGTGGGATGAACAAGCCGTGCAGGAGAAGCTGTTCCGCCAGGAGTTTGAGCAGCTGGCCAACAACAAGAAGGAGATCGTGGCCTTCCTCAAGCGCACACTCAACCAGAAGGTAGATGAGATCACTGAACTCAACGAGCAGCTGCAAAGCCTGCAGCTGGCCAAGGAGGTAGAAAAGGACGCCTTTGAGGCACAGCTAGCCCAGGTGCGCCATGAGTTCCAGGAGACCAAGGACCAGCTCACCACGGAGAACATCATCCTTG gggggaagcTGGCGGCTTTGGAAGAGTTCCGGCTGCAGAAAGAGGAGCTCACAGAGAAGTTCACGACACTGGAAGACCAGCTACGGAAGCAGGAGAGTGACTACAAGGACTACGTGTACAACCTCGAGAAGAAGTCTGTGCTGGACAAGGACAG ACTGAGGAAGGAGATCATCCAGCGCGTGAACCTGGTGGCCACTGAGTACCGAAAGGTGGCCACTAACCAGATGTGGGACACAACAAAGCGGGCCATCGTGGAGAACAACACGGTCACCCTGCAGCTGTCCAAGATATCCCGGCAAGGCGCACAGCTGCTACAGGAGAACGAACAGCTAAAGGGCACCCAAGAAGAGCTGTGCAAACAGCTGGATCTATTGGAGAACGCCCAGAAGGTCATGGCCAGGCATAGCAGAGGCCACCGTAAG ATCATCCTCATGCTGACGGAGAAGTGCCGCGAGCAGCAGCGGGGCACAGTGGAGGCCGAGCAGCTGCGCCTCCAGCTGAGCCAACTGGAGCGGGGCCTCGGGCAGCTGCAGCAGGACACACAGACGCTGAG GAGTCAGAGAGACCAGCTGAACCTGCAGCTGGAGAGGCAGCAGGCTGAGGCACAACAGCTACAGCGGGAGCTGACTGAAGAGCAGAAGCTTCGGGCAAATCTGGAGACAGCCCTGGCCCAGGCCACCTTCATCCTACAGGACGTTCTACAG ATGCAACCTGATGAGGAGGACAGCGACTCTGATGTCGTGTTCCAGCTGCAGCTCAAGGAGATGCTGCACCAAGTGCTGGCCGTGCTCAGCTCAGCCGTGGTCCTCAGCCCCCGGCTGGCTGTGCATCTCAATCAGGAGAGCCAGACCCACAGCCCACCCAAGGGCAG CCTGGCACCCAGCCACCCAAGATGGGGTCTCTGCGTCAGCCGCCATCCAGCATCCCACCCTACCAGCCAGGGGACCTGGGCCTGGTGCCTCGACGGGCCCACATCCCACCTAACCCCGAGGACCTCAGGCTGCTCTCGCACACCACCCGTGTGGGAACCTTCCGGGTGCACAGCAGCCCTGAG ATTCACACCTCTGGTTCTCCGAAAAGGTTCAAAAAGTTTAGTCTTCCTGAAGTTTCTCTACTTTCCAAGtaaaacacagagagaagaccagTCCCCATCCCAGAAGTGGACCATTGTGGCCATAGTCCCCTCTCTTTAA
- the CFAP157 gene encoding cilia- and flagella-associated protein 157 isoform X2: MGPTSLATTWLLKGALGQWLPPAMASKKKATKGTKEPEVKKKKGGKKDASMASKTAETPLGEEMREFYHIQIRDLEDRLARYQRKWDEQAVQEKLFRQEFEQLANNKKEIVAFLKRTLNQKVDEITELNEQLQSLQLAKEVEKDAFEAQLAQVRHEFQETKDQLTTENIILGGKLAALEEFRLQKEELTEKFTTLEDQLRKQESDYKDYVYNLEKKSVLDKDRLRKEIIQRVNLVATEYRKVATNQMWDTTKRAIVENNTVTLQLSKISRQGAQLLQENEQLKGTQEELCKQLDLLENAQKVMARHSRGHRKIILMLTEKCREQQRGTVEAEQLRLQLSQLERGLGQLQQDTQTLRSQRDQLNLQLERQQAEAQQLQRELTEEQKLRANLETALAQATFILQDVLQMQPDEEDSDSDVVFQLQLKEMLHQVLAVLSSAVVLSPRLAVHLNQESQTHSPPKGSQPGTQPPKMGSLRQPPSSIPPYQPGDLGLVPRRAHIPPNPEDLRLLSHTTRVGTFRVHSSPEIHTSGSPKRFKKFSLPEVSLLSK; this comes from the exons ATGGGACCAACTTCCTTAGCAACCACCTGGCTTCTTAAAGGGGCCCTGGGGCAGTGGTTGCCACCAGCCATGGCTTCCAAAAAGAAGGCAACTAAGGGGACCAAGGAGCCCGAGGTCAAGAAGAAGAAAGGTGGCAAGAAGGATGCCAGCATGGCCAGCAAGACTGCAGAAACGCCTTTAGGCGAGGAGATGCGAGAATTCTACCACATCCAGATCCGAGACCTGGAGGACAGGCTGGCCCG GTACCAGCGGAAGTGGGATGAACAAGCCGTGCAGGAGAAGCTGTTCCGCCAGGAGTTTGAGCAGCTGGCCAACAACAAGAAGGAGATCGTGGCCTTCCTCAAGCGCACACTCAACCAGAAGGTAGATGAGATCACTGAACTCAACGAGCAGCTGCAAAGCCTGCAGCTGGCCAAGGAGGTAGAAAAGGACGCCTTTGAGGCACAGCTAGCCCAGGTGCGCCATGAGTTCCAGGAGACCAAGGACCAGCTCACCACGGAGAACATCATCCTTG gggggaagcTGGCGGCTTTGGAAGAGTTCCGGCTGCAGAAAGAGGAGCTCACAGAGAAGTTCACGACACTGGAAGACCAGCTACGGAAGCAGGAGAGTGACTACAAGGACTACGTGTACAACCTCGAGAAGAAGTCTGTGCTGGACAAGGACAG ACTGAGGAAGGAGATCATCCAGCGCGTGAACCTGGTGGCCACTGAGTACCGAAAGGTGGCCACTAACCAGATGTGGGACACAACAAAGCGGGCCATCGTGGAGAACAACACGGTCACCCTGCAGCTGTCCAAGATATCCCGGCAAGGCGCACAGCTGCTACAGGAGAACGAACAGCTAAAGGGCACCCAAGAAGAGCTGTGCAAACAGCTGGATCTATTGGAGAACGCCCAGAAGGTCATGGCCAGGCATAGCAGAGGCCACCGTAAG ATCATCCTCATGCTGACGGAGAAGTGCCGCGAGCAGCAGCGGGGCACAGTGGAGGCCGAGCAGCTGCGCCTCCAGCTGAGCCAACTGGAGCGGGGCCTCGGGCAGCTGCAGCAGGACACACAGACGCTGAG GAGTCAGAGAGACCAGCTGAACCTGCAGCTGGAGAGGCAGCAGGCTGAGGCACAACAGCTACAGCGGGAGCTGACTGAAGAGCAGAAGCTTCGGGCAAATCTGGAGACAGCCCTGGCCCAGGCCACCTTCATCCTACAGGACGTTCTACAG ATGCAACCTGATGAGGAGGACAGCGACTCTGATGTCGTGTTCCAGCTGCAGCTCAAGGAGATGCTGCACCAAGTGCTGGCCGTGCTCAGCTCAGCCGTGGTCCTCAGCCCCCGGCTGGCTGTGCATCTCAATCAGGAGAGCCAGACCCACAGCCCACCCAAGGGCAG CCAGCCTGGCACCCAGCCACCCAAGATGGGGTCTCTGCGTCAGCCGCCATCCAGCATCCCACCCTACCAGCCAGGGGACCTGGGCCTGGTGCCTCGACGGGCCCACATCCCACCTAACCCCGAGGACCTCAGGCTGCTCTCGCACACCACCCGTGTGGGAACCTTCCGGGTGCACAGCAGCCCTGAG ATTCACACCTCTGGTTCTCCGAAAAGGTTCAAAAAGTTTAGTCTTCCTGAAGTTTCTCTACTTTCCAAGtaa
- the PTRH1 gene encoding probable peptidyl-tRNA hydrolase, with amino-acid sequence MRPDGCRRATLWLSRAMSVLTLEPRPAGKRWLVAGLGNPGLPGTRHSVGLAVLGHLARRLGVADTWARDRRCAADFAVASLEDAQLVLLRPRRLMNASGRSVARAAELFGLTAEEVYLVHDELDKPLGKVALKLGGSARGHNGVRSCISCLNSHAMPRLRIGIGRPAHPDTVQAHVLGSFSAAEQELLPLLLERATDMLLDHIRERSQRPSLGPDLSEFLPP; translated from the exons ATGCGGCCAGACGGCTGCCGGCGAGCCACGCTGTGGTTGAGTCGCGCCATGAGCGTGCTCACTTTGGAACCCCGGCCCGCGGGGAAGCGGTGGCTG GTGGCCGGTCTCGGGAACCCTGGACTGCCCGGCACGCGGCACAGCGTGGGCTTGGcggtgctggggcacctggcgcGGCGTCTGGGTGTGGCGGACACCTGGGCGCGCGACCGGCGCTGCGCGGCCGACTTCGCCGTGGCCTCGCTCGAGGATGCCCAGCTGGTCCTGCTTCGGCCCCGGCGGCTCATGAACGCCAGCGGGCGCAGCGTGGCCCGGGCCG CGGAGCTGTTTGGGCTGACTGCTGAGGAGGTCTACCTGGTGCATGATGAGCTGGACAAGCCCCTGGGGAAAGTGGCTCTGAAGCTGGGGGGAAGCGCCAG GGGCCACAACGGAGTCCGTTCCTGCATTAGCTGTCTCAACTCCCAT GCAATGCCGAGGCTGCGGATAGGCATCGGGCGCCCCGCCCACCCTGATACAGTGCAGGCCCATGTGCTGGGCTCTTTCTCCGCCGCTGAGCAGGAACTGCTGCCTCTGTTGCTGGAGCGAGCCACCGACATGCTCCTGGACCACATCCGGGAACGAAGCCAGCGGCCCTCGTTAGGCCCTGACCTCAGTGAATTCCTGCCTCCCTAA